The DNA sequence TATGTTCAAAAATCGGCGTCCGGATTTCCTGATACCCATACCGGCTGCAGAGGCTGCGGGCAATGTGCTCGACATATTGCCATTTTTCCGAGTCACCCGGCAGCACATCTTGTGTCCCTCTTGGAATTTGAAAAGCCATGCTCATCCTCCTTTGCCCAAAATAAAACGCCCTTGTCCCCATGATCATAGGGACGAGAGCGTCATTCCCGCGGTGCCACCCTAATTGAAGCCGATCCGGCTTCCGCTTGTCGCCATTAACGCATGGCACACGTTCCCCTTTACTGGCGCAAAGCGCGTTCAAAGGGAAACCTACGGAGTGTCTTTCGTTAAGCCATCATGGAGAAGCGCTCGCAGCCTTGGGCGCTTCCTCTCTGGCCATGTGGACCTTAACTACTTTTCTCCATCATCGGTTGTTCCGTATGAGAAAGATGTAATTTTATATTACGGACAATCTCGCCCGTTTGTCAAGTTGTCCTAGCAGCTGTGATCCATGGTTGTTCGCAAAGAGAAAAACCTTGATGTCTCATCGCATTTTTCTCCTTGTTGTAAAAAAAGAGAGCCGATTCATTGAACCGCCCCTCCATGGGATCGAAGAGGCGGTCCACCTTCGGCTCTCTTTAATGGCGAATCAAGTAATCAAACGCGCTTAACGCCGCGGTTGCACCCGAGCCCATCGAGATAATGATTTGCTTATAGGCGCTGTCCGTGCAGTCGCCCGCGGCAAAGACGCCTTCAATGTTCGTCGCGCCGCGTTTATCGACGATAATTTCACCGAAGCGATTCCGTTCCACCGTTTCTCCCAACCATTCGGTGTTCGGAACAAGGCCGATTTGCACGAACACGCCTTGCAATTCGATATGATGTTCTTCTCCTGTTTCCCGGTCAATGTACGTCAAGCCGTTGACTTTGTCCGTGCCGGTGATTTCCGTCGTTTGCGCGTTTTTTATCACCGTTACGTTCGGCAGGCTGTACAACCGGTTTTGCAACACAGCATCCGCCTTGAGTTCAGGGGCGAACTCCAGCAGCGTCACATGGCTGGCGATGCCAGCGAGGTCAATCGCCGCTTCGACTCCAGAGTTCCCGCCGCCGATGACCGCCACGTGCTTCCCTTCGAACAGCGGGCCGTCGCAGTGCGGGCAATAGGCGACCCCTTTGTTTTTGAACTCTTCCTCGCCCGGCACGCCAAGGTTGCGCCAACGGGCGCCCGTTGCGATGACAACGGTTTTGCTTTTCAACACAGCGCCGTTTTCCAGCTCGACTTCAATCAAGTCTTTTTTCTCGAGCCGTTTTGCCCGCTGCGAGCTCATGATGTCGACGTTGTATTGCTTTACATGTTCTTCAATGCTGGCCGCAAGCTTCGGTCCTTCCGTATATTTGACGCTGATAAAGTTTTCAATGCCGAGCGTATCTAAAATTTGTCCGCCGAAGCGCTCCGCGACAATGCCAGTGCGAATGCCTTTGCGCGCTGCGTAAATGGCTGCTGTCGCACCTGCAGGGCCGCCGCCGATCACCAGCACATCAAACGGCTCTTTGTTGGCGAAGGAAGAAGCGTCCGGAGCACTCCCTAATTTGGCGAGGATATCTTCAAGCGACATGCGGCCGCTCGCGAACAGTTTGCCGTTTAAAAACACCGTCGGTACGGCCATAATCCCTTTTTGCTCCGCTTCTTCTTTAAACGCCGCCCCGTCGATCATCGTATGCGAAATATCTGGGTTCAACACGCTCATAATGTTGAGCGCTTGCACGACGTCCGGGCAGTTGTGGCAGGTCAGGCTGACGTACGTTTCAAAATGATGTTTGCCTCTGATTTGTTGAATGCGGTCCACGACGTCTTGGCTGACTTTCGGCGGCCGCCCGCTCACTTGAAGCAGCGCCAAAATGAGGGACGTAAATTCATGGCCGAGCGGCACGCCGGCGAAGGTGATGCCGGTGTTTTCGCCGACCCGGTTGACGCTGAAGCTTGGCGTTCGTTCCAGCTTCGCTTTTTCCACTTTGATTTTCGGCGACATCGCCGTTAATTCATCGATTAAAGCAAGCATATCGCGGGAAACGTTGTCGTCTCCCGCGCTTACCGTCAAGACAATATCATTTTCAAGCAATTGCAAATACTGAGCTAGTTGCGCCTTGATGTCAGCATCCAACAGCATCTCCTAAGCCCCCTTAAATTTTGCCGACGAGATCTAGGTTTGGCTTCAGTGTTTCCGCTCCTTCTTTCCATTTCGCCGGGCAGACTTCACCCGGATGGTTGCGCACGTATTGGGCCGCTTTAATTTTATCAATCAGCGTGCTGGCGTTGCGGCCGATGCCGTCCGCATTGATTTCCACCGCTTGAATGACGCCGTCTGGATCAATGATGAACGTGCCGCGCTGCGCCAATCCTTGTTCTTCATCGAGCACATCAAACATGCGCGACAGTTGATGCGAAGGATCGCCGATCATCACGTATTCGATTTTGCTGATGGCTGGCGATGTATCGTGCCATGCTTTATGAGTAAAGTGAGTGTCGGTCGAAACCGAGTACACTTCTACGCCAAGTTCTTTGAACGTCGCGTAGTGGTCTTGCAAATCTTCGAGCTCCGTCGGGCAGACGAACGTAAAGTCCGCTGGATAGAAGCAAACGATGCTCCATTTTCCCATGAAGTCTTGCTCTGTCACTTCGATGAATTCGCCGTTGTGATACGCTTGGGCACGGAATGGTTGCACTTTTTTCCCTACGAGTGACATTCTTCATCTACCTCCTGTGACTATTTTATAATAATTTTAAACCAATACTTATTATCATATAGGGGCACGTGTTTGTCAATACATATGCAATAGATTTTTTCCTCTACCGATCCGGATCAGTGTTGAGCGGATACGCA is a window from the Geobacillus stearothermophilus ATCC 12980 genome containing:
- the ahpF gene encoding alkyl hydroperoxide reductase subunit F, with amino-acid sequence MLLDADIKAQLAQYLQLLENDIVLTVSAGDDNVSRDMLALIDELTAMSPKIKVEKAKLERTPSFSVNRVGENTGITFAGVPLGHEFTSLILALLQVSGRPPKVSQDVVDRIQQIRGKHHFETYVSLTCHNCPDVVQALNIMSVLNPDISHTMIDGAAFKEEAEQKGIMAVPTVFLNGKLFASGRMSLEDILAKLGSAPDASSFANKEPFDVLVIGGGPAGATAAIYAARKGIRTGIVAERFGGQILDTLGIENFISVKYTEGPKLAASIEEHVKQYNVDIMSSQRAKRLEKKDLIEVELENGAVLKSKTVVIATGARWRNLGVPGEEEFKNKGVAYCPHCDGPLFEGKHVAVIGGGNSGVEAAIDLAGIASHVTLLEFAPELKADAVLQNRLYSLPNVTVIKNAQTTEITGTDKVNGLTYIDRETGEEHHIELQGVFVQIGLVPNTEWLGETVERNRFGEIIVDKRGATNIEGVFAAGDCTDSAYKQIIISMGSGATAALSAFDYLIRH
- the ahpC gene encoding alkyl hydroperoxide reductase subunit C is translated as MSLVGKKVQPFRAQAYHNGEFIEVTEQDFMGKWSIVCFYPADFTFVCPTELEDLQDHYATFKELGVEVYSVSTDTHFTHKAWHDTSPAISKIEYVMIGDPSHQLSRMFDVLDEEQGLAQRGTFIIDPDGVIQAVEINADGIGRNASTLIDKIKAAQYVRNHPGEVCPAKWKEGAETLKPNLDLVGKI